One genomic segment of Flagellimonas marinaquae includes these proteins:
- a CDS encoding phosphoglycerate kinase, whose product MKTIDDFNFEGKKALIRVDFNVPLDGDFNVTDTSRIDAAKPTILKVLEDGGSAVLMSHLGRPKGKVNPDMSLSHIAETVSDIIGVQVKFVEDCVGNKADEAVAGLKSGEVLLLENLRFYAEEEAGDESFAEQLSKHGDVYVNDAFGTAHRAHASTTIVAKFFPENKCFGYLLAKEIKAIDKVTETGEKPVTAILGGAKVSSKITIIENILDKVDNLIIGGGMTYTFIKAQGGKVGDSICEDDKMDLALDILKQAKAKNVQVYLPVDVLAANDFDNAADTQFVEVNEIPDGWQGLDAGPKTLEIFKQVILASKTILWNGPVGVFEMENFAKGTIAVGNYIDEATQNGAFSLVGGGDSVAAVKQFGFEDKVSYVSTGGGAMLESLEGKTLPGIAAIIG is encoded by the coding sequence ATGAAAACGATAGACGATTTTAATTTTGAAGGAAAAAAAGCATTGATACGAGTAGATTTCAACGTGCCGTTGGATGGCGATTTCAATGTAACCGATACCAGCCGGATCGATGCTGCAAAACCCACCATACTAAAAGTTTTGGAAGACGGCGGGTCTGCGGTCTTAATGAGCCATTTGGGCCGGCCAAAAGGAAAAGTAAATCCGGATATGTCGCTATCGCATATCGCCGAAACCGTATCCGATATTATCGGGGTACAGGTGAAATTTGTGGAGGATTGTGTTGGAAACAAAGCGGATGAAGCCGTAGCAGGGTTAAAAAGCGGCGAGGTTCTTTTGCTGGAAAACCTAAGGTTTTATGCTGAGGAAGAAGCTGGAGACGAATCGTTTGCCGAACAGTTGTCCAAACACGGGGATGTTTATGTGAACGATGCTTTTGGAACAGCGCATAGGGCCCATGCCTCTACAACAATAGTGGCCAAGTTTTTCCCCGAAAACAAGTGTTTCGGATATTTGTTGGCCAAAGAAATAAAAGCAATAGACAAGGTGACGGAAACAGGGGAAAAACCAGTAACCGCAATCTTGGGCGGCGCTAAAGTTTCTTCCAAAATCACCATTATAGAGAATATTCTGGACAAGGTGGACAATTTGATCATCGGAGGGGGTATGACCTACACTTTTATAAAAGCCCAAGGGGGTAAAGTCGGGGACTCCATCTGCGAGGATGACAAAATGGATTTGGCGCTCGATATTCTAAAACAGGCAAAAGCCAAGAACGTTCAGGTATATTTACCGGTAGATGTTCTGGCCGCCAATGATTTTGATAATGCCGCCGACACCCAATTTGTGGAGGTAAACGAAATTCCGGATGGATGGCAAGGCTTGGATGCCGGACCTAAAACCCTTGAAATTTTCAAACAAGTAATTCTTGCTTCCAAAACAATTCTTTGGAACGGACCCGTTGGAGTTTTCGAAATGGAAAACTTCGCCAAAGGAACCATAGCCGTTGGCAACTATATAGACGAAGCCACTCAAAATGGAGCGTTCTCGCTAGTTGGCGGAGGTGATTCCGTTGCGGCCGTAAAACAGTTTGGTTTCGAGGACAAGGTGAGCTATGTTTCTACAGGTGGTGGGGCCATGTTGGAAAGCTTGGAGGGCAAGACCTTGCCCGGAATTGCTGCAATAATAGGCTAA
- a CDS encoding lytic transglycosylase domain-containing protein, which yields MNQKIKKAVFAAILCVASNMAAQQVDDQQNVDGDSTKDQESENATIAVSNIKIDGQLMALETQEDGKFRLRDLEEAWRYDSLWLKELHSNAELFSDMLLEIQSAPEQEPAVLLDLPTDTLKARLARMDEKTPFNISYNPSLESVIKSFLTRRRDLMQRMMTASQFYFPLFEQELDNQNIPLEIKYLAIVESALNPKARSRVGAKGLWQFMYSTGKMYGLDVSSYVDERHDPIMATKAASKYLSRLYDIFGDWDLALAAYNSGPGNVNKAIRRSGGYENYWNIRPFLPRETAGYLPAFLATMYIFEYAEEHGLQYKRAERAYFETDTVHVKNLITFDQISKLVDIGKEELEMLNPAYKLNIIPKVEGKNYALRLPVSKIGKFVSNEEEIYAYAKKELDSMEKPLPSMIKAQDQIRYRVKSGDYLGKIAERYGVGVSQIKRWNGLRSNNLRVGQRLTIFPRKPYIAKKSSNSSSSKSNGKVADGSKIHTVRSGDSLWTISKKYPGVSIENLREWNGISGNNLKPGTKLKLCDCSS from the coding sequence ATGAACCAGAAAATTAAAAAAGCTGTTTTTGCGGCCATTCTTTGCGTAGCTTCGAATATGGCAGCACAACAAGTGGATGATCAGCAGAATGTTGATGGAGATTCAACCAAGGATCAGGAGAGTGAAAATGCCACCATTGCCGTATCAAACATCAAAATAGATGGGCAATTGATGGCTCTTGAAACGCAAGAGGACGGCAAATTTAGACTGCGCGATCTGGAAGAGGCATGGAGATACGATAGCCTTTGGCTCAAAGAGCTTCACAGTAACGCTGAGCTATTCAGTGATATGTTGTTGGAAATCCAAAGTGCACCGGAACAAGAGCCGGCTGTTTTACTGGATTTGCCCACCGATACACTAAAGGCCCGTTTAGCCCGAATGGATGAAAAAACACCCTTCAACATCTCATACAACCCATCGTTGGAAAGCGTTATCAAATCCTTTTTAACACGAAGGAGGGACTTAATGCAACGGATGATGACCGCCAGCCAGTTTTATTTTCCACTGTTTGAACAAGAACTGGACAACCAGAACATTCCTTTGGAAATAAAATATTTGGCAATTGTTGAGTCCGCACTCAATCCCAAGGCAAGGTCCAGGGTTGGGGCAAAGGGCCTGTGGCAATTTATGTACAGCACCGGAAAAATGTATGGGCTGGATGTGAGCAGTTATGTTGATGAGAGGCATGATCCGATCATGGCCACCAAAGCGGCGAGCAAGTACTTGTCCAGATTGTATGATATTTTCGGGGATTGGGATTTGGCCCTTGCGGCCTATAACTCGGGACCCGGAAATGTAAATAAGGCCATAAGGCGCTCCGGGGGATATGAGAACTATTGGAACATCCGACCGTTTCTTCCACGTGAAACAGCAGGATACCTCCCTGCATTTTTGGCTACCATGTACATTTTTGAATATGCGGAGGAACATGGGCTACAATATAAAAGAGCAGAACGCGCTTATTTTGAAACCGACACGGTTCATGTAAAAAACCTGATTACGTTTGATCAAATATCCAAATTGGTGGATATAGGTAAAGAGGAGCTGGAAATGTTGAACCCGGCCTATAAATTGAATATTATCCCAAAAGTCGAAGGGAAGAATTATGCACTCCGTCTGCCGGTTTCAAAAATTGGAAAATTTGTCTCCAACGAGGAAGAAATCTATGCCTATGCCAAAAAGGAATTGGATTCCATGGAGAAACCATTGCCCAGTATGATCAAGGCACAGGATCAAATAAGATATCGTGTAAAAAGTGGGGATTATCTAGGCAAGATAGCGGAGCGCTATGGGGTTGGTGTAAGCCAAATAAAAAGATGGAACGGACTTAGGAGCAATAATTTAAGGGTCGGACAGCGCTTAACTATTTTTCCAAGAAAACCGTATATCGCTAAAAAAAGCAGCAATAGCAGTAGTTCCAAGTCAAATGGAAAGGTAGCGGACGGCTCAAAAATCCACACAGTAAGATCTGGGGATTCCCTTTGGACCATTTCCAAAAAATACCCGGGTGTTTCCATCGAAAATTTGCGAGAATGGAACGGTATTAGCGGTAATAATCTAAAACCGGGCACAAAACTAAAATTGTGCGATTGTTCTTCGTAA
- a CDS encoding DUF4837 family protein — protein sequence MKKLGTLFIVTVLLALGACNSSGSKERFLPPSTGGINSLMVVMDTELWRGPVGEKIREEFAAQIVGLPQIEPKFSLTQIPPKVFKGTTTHSRSLLYVEQDSTSLAHIKNDAYSKPQKVAVVTGPTEEVLIKNLDSLADRAIKEFKANEIAEAQKRFERSLSKDKALEEEFGIQLNVPSLYKVGRRENKFVWMDIQIPKGTMNIIAYEMPWDYFNNDSTFVEDIVRMRDSIGKSFIPGPYENTYMITEKAFAPYVFPAEIGGKKAAEVKGVWEIHGYPMAGPFLTYIINDKENDRKMIIEGFTFAPSEAKRDYMFELEAILKTIKFDSDPPKG from the coding sequence ATGAAAAAATTAGGAACACTATTTATTGTCACCGTATTGCTGGCATTGGGAGCTTGTAACAGCTCGGGATCAAAAGAAAGGTTTTTACCGCCATCCACAGGAGGGATCAACTCCTTAATGGTAGTTATGGATACTGAACTCTGGCGAGGCCCAGTTGGCGAAAAAATAAGGGAAGAGTTTGCGGCCCAGATTGTAGGATTACCGCAAATAGAACCAAAGTTCAGCCTAACCCAGATACCACCAAAAGTGTTTAAGGGAACAACCACCCATTCCCGATCACTGTTGTATGTGGAGCAAGACTCTACCTCCTTGGCCCACATTAAAAACGATGCATATTCAAAACCTCAAAAAGTAGCCGTTGTAACCGGGCCTACAGAAGAGGTGTTGATCAAAAACCTGGATTCGTTGGCCGATAGGGCAATAAAAGAATTCAAAGCAAACGAGATTGCCGAGGCCCAGAAGCGATTTGAGCGTTCCTTGAGCAAGGACAAAGCACTGGAAGAAGAGTTCGGAATACAACTCAACGTGCCCTCGCTTTACAAAGTGGGCAGAAGGGAAAACAAATTTGTTTGGATGGACATTCAAATCCCAAAAGGAACCATGAACATTATTGCTTATGAGATGCCATGGGACTATTTTAATAACGACTCTACCTTTGTGGAGGATATTGTAAGAATGAGGGATTCCATTGGAAAAAGCTTTATTCCCGGCCCGTATGAAAACACGTATATGATTACGGAAAAAGCTTTTGCCCCTTATGTTTTTCCTGCAGAAATAGGTGGCAAAAAAGCGGCTGAGGTAAAAGGCGTTTGGGAAATACATGGTTACCCAATGGCGGGTCCGTTCTTAACCTACATCATCAACGATAAGGAGAACGATAGAAAAATGATTATCGAGGGATTTACTTTTGCTCCGTCCGAAGCAAAAAGAGACTACATGTTCGAGCTGGAAGCCATTTTAAAGACCATAAAGTTTGATTCCGATCCTCCAAAAGGATAG
- a CDS encoding DUF6747 family protein yields MKKLVLVKEIYMDAFRNLGHIIVEKYFKIFAWFSFVMFFIVLYAFIYRIATGFAFD; encoded by the coding sequence ATGAAAAAATTAGTACTCGTCAAAGAAATCTATATGGATGCGTTCCGCAACTTGGGGCACATCATCGTGGAAAAATACTTTAAAATATTTGCCTGGTTCAGCTTTGTCATGTTCTTTATTGTGCTTTATGCCTTTATTTACAGGATAGCAACAGGCTTTGCGTTTGATTAA